A genomic region of Micromonospora sp. NBC_01796 contains the following coding sequences:
- a CDS encoding LacI family DNA-binding transcriptional regulator produces MTTLADVARLAGVSPATVSRIVSRSSRRVAPELRDRVLAAVEELQYVPNAHAQLLARNHRSAVGVIVHDVSDPYFAEITRGLQRVATEHGRLVIICNTYRDPDKELEYVELLRAHQAAAIILAGSGHHNETFTNTLDAKLRVYQATGGHIAVIGRHEHTGHAVIPANETGGYLIGTELYALGHTHLGVIAGPKHLTTTTDRLTGLRHAARDHGHKLPTRNIAYADFDRTGGATATAHLLDTQPHLTAIAALNDTMAIGALALLRTRGIKVPHDISITGFDDMPIARDVTPTLTTVRLPLADMGARAMTLALQPPEPNHAEQVPAELIRRESTAPPPEAALFGIRKGKPY; encoded by the coding sequence ATGACCACACTCGCCGACGTGGCCCGGCTCGCCGGGGTGTCTCCGGCGACCGTGTCCCGGATCGTCAGCCGCAGTTCCCGCAGGGTCGCCCCCGAACTGCGCGACCGGGTGCTGGCCGCGGTCGAGGAACTCCAGTACGTCCCGAACGCGCACGCCCAACTACTCGCCCGCAACCACCGCTCCGCCGTCGGCGTCATCGTCCACGACGTCTCCGACCCCTACTTCGCCGAAATCACCCGCGGACTCCAACGCGTCGCCACCGAACACGGCCGACTCGTCATCATCTGCAACACCTACCGCGACCCCGACAAAGAACTCGAATACGTCGAACTCCTCCGCGCCCACCAAGCCGCCGCCATCATCCTCGCCGGCAGCGGCCACCACAACGAAACCTTCACCAACACCCTCGACGCCAAACTCCGCGTCTACCAAGCCACCGGCGGACACATCGCCGTCATCGGCCGCCACGAACACACCGGCCACGCCGTCATCCCCGCCAACGAAACCGGCGGCTACCTCATCGGCACCGAACTCTACGCACTCGGCCACACCCACCTCGGCGTCATCGCCGGCCCCAAACACCTCACCACCACCACCGACCGCCTCACCGGCCTCCGCCACGCCGCCCGCGACCACGGCCACAAACTCCCCACCCGCAACATCGCCTACGCCGACTTCGACCGCACCGGCGGCGCCACCGCCACCGCCCACCTCCTCGACACCCAACCCCACCTCACCGCCATCGCCGCCCTCAACGACACCATGGCCATCGGCGCCCTCGCCCTCCTACGCACCCGAGGCATCAAAGTCCCCCACGACATCAGCATCACCGGCTTCGACGACATGCCCATCGCCCGCGACGTCACCCCCACCCTCACCACCGTCCGCCTCCCCCTCGCCGACATGGGCGCCCGCGCCATGACCCTCGCCCTGCAACCCCCGGAGCCGAACCACGCCGAACAGGTACCGGCCGAACTGATCCGCCGGGAGAGCACCGCGCCGCCGCCCGAAGCCGCTCTTTTCGGCATAAGGAAAGGCAAGCCTTATTAA
- a CDS encoding cupin domain-containing protein — MTGQPATYPLPLPGGVGVSRLCVYDTVAPDGAVGGTPHLHLCCAEAYVVAAGTGLVQTLTLDGYAETPLRPGAVVWFAPGTIHRLVNHGGLEIVVLMQNSGLPEAGDAVLTLPPEVLADPARYAAAVALPGGGAPGGDPAAAYRRRDLAVRGFEALRDSATGGDLAPLREFHAAAIRLVQPQLDAWRGRWRDGALRAAEQTGRQLDSLVRGEAPHLAEAAVYAFAEPREQGRQGMCGLLNTYPVH, encoded by the coding sequence ATGACCGGCCAGCCCGCCACGTATCCCCTGCCCCTGCCCGGTGGAGTCGGTGTCTCCCGGCTGTGCGTGTACGACACCGTCGCACCGGACGGCGCGGTCGGCGGTACGCCACACCTGCACCTGTGCTGCGCCGAGGCGTACGTGGTGGCGGCAGGTACGGGACTCGTGCAGACCCTGACCCTGGACGGGTACGCCGAGACGCCGCTGCGTCCGGGTGCGGTGGTCTGGTTCGCCCCGGGGACGATCCACCGCCTGGTCAACCACGGCGGGCTGGAGATCGTCGTGCTGATGCAGAACAGCGGGCTGCCGGAGGCCGGGGACGCCGTACTGACCCTGCCCCCGGAGGTGCTCGCCGACCCGGCCCGGTACGCCGCCGCCGTGGCCCTGCCCGGAGGCGGTGCGCCCGGTGGTGACCCGGCTGCCGCGTACCGCCGCCGTGACCTGGCGGTGCGCGGCTTCGAGGCGCTCCGCGACAGCGCGACCGGCGGCGACCTCGCGCCCCTGCGGGAGTTCCACGCCGCCGCGATCCGGCTGGTCCAGCCGCAGCTCGACGCCTGGCGGGGGCGCTGGCGCGACGGTGCGTTGCGGGCGGCCGAGCAGACCGGTCGGCAGTTGGACTCGCTCGTCCGGGGTGAGGCGCCGCACCTGGCGGAGGCCGCCGTGTACGCGTTCGCCGAGCCGCGCGAGCAGGGGCGCCAGGGCATGTGCGGGCTGTTGAACACGTACCCGGTGCACTGA